Proteins from a genomic interval of Candidatus Polarisedimenticolia bacterium:
- a CDS encoding S41 family peptidase: protein MLKRRQWLMAAAILLAGSLTGGLLAPRLNAAAETSNDRLKTFSQILGIVQERYIDEVVPEVAIEGAIRGMLKTLDPHTNFLNSTDYQDMMEEQHGSFSGLGIVISKPSVDRPLTVISPIEGTPAFRAGIRPGDVISQIEGVDTLDMTVDQALKRLRGAKGTQVNITVVRPGEEAPLHFTITRDDIPTRSVQYAFMIRPEIGFVRVTNFTQTTDRELEEKLRILKNAGMNRLILDLRGNPGGLLEQAVRVADKFLAKGQKIVFTRGRTRGSDQEYLATGMGTHIDFPLIILVNKYSASASEIVAGAIQDHDRGLIVGKTTWGKGLVQTVYPLSHRSALALTTAHYYTPSGRLIQRDYDSLEDYYYLSRDEQDDGQPAKDPRKTDSGRVVYGGGGIAPDILVDSYKLEKFLRTLENEQVFFGFAVQYNVSHKDIPRGFALDERAMDDFRKYLEQRKIVFTEADLRENGEYIRTAIRKEIAAARWGGEEGFRVFAEIDPQIQKALESFPQAQQLARLASQNSASSDSQQKP from the coding sequence ATGCTGAAGCGGCGGCAATGGTTGATGGCGGCGGCGATTCTCCTGGCGGGCTCGCTGACGGGAGGTTTGCTCGCCCCGCGGCTGAACGCGGCCGCCGAAACCTCGAACGATCGTCTCAAGACTTTCAGTCAAATCCTCGGAATCGTCCAGGAGCGCTACATCGACGAGGTGGTCCCGGAAGTAGCCATCGAAGGCGCGATTCGCGGCATGCTCAAGACCCTCGATCCCCATACTAATTTCCTCAACTCCACCGACTATCAGGACATGATGGAGGAGCAGCACGGCAGCTTCAGCGGACTGGGGATCGTCATCTCCAAGCCCTCCGTCGATCGGCCTCTCACCGTCATCTCCCCCATCGAAGGCACCCCTGCGTTTCGCGCCGGCATCCGTCCGGGAGACGTCATCTCGCAGATCGAGGGCGTCGACACTCTCGACATGACGGTGGACCAGGCGCTGAAGCGCCTGAGAGGCGCCAAGGGAACCCAGGTCAACATCACCGTCGTCCGTCCCGGTGAAGAGGCGCCGCTCCATTTCACCATCACCCGCGACGACATCCCGACGCGCAGCGTCCAGTACGCTTTCATGATCCGGCCCGAGATCGGCTTCGTGCGGGTGACGAATTTCACCCAGACGACCGATCGGGAGCTCGAAGAGAAGCTCCGAATCCTTAAAAACGCCGGCATGAACCGTCTCATCCTGGATCTGCGCGGCAATCCAGGCGGGCTCCTCGAGCAGGCCGTCCGGGTGGCGGACAAGTTCCTGGCCAAGGGCCAGAAGATCGTCTTCACCCGGGGAAGGACCCGAGGCTCGGATCAGGAATACCTCGCCACGGGGATGGGCACTCACATCGACTTCCCGCTCATCATTCTCGTGAACAAATACAGCGCCAGCGCCTCGGAGATCGTGGCCGGCGCCATCCAGGACCACGACCGCGGTCTCATCGTGGGCAAGACGACGTGGGGAAAGGGACTGGTGCAGACGGTCTACCCGTTGAGCCACCGATCGGCGCTAGCCTTGACCACGGCGCACTACTACACGCCGAGCGGCCGCCTCATCCAGAGGGACTACGACTCCCTGGAGGATTACTACTACCTGTCGCGGGACGAGCAGGATGACGGACAGCCGGCCAAGGACCCGCGCAAGACCGACTCCGGCCGGGTCGTCTATGGCGGGGGCGGCATCGCTCCGGACATCCTGGTGGACAGCTACAAGCTGGAAAAGTTCCTCCGGACGCTCGAGAACGAACAGGTCTTCTTCGGTTTCGCGGTCCAGTACAACGTCTCGCACAAGGACATTCCGCGCGGCTTCGCCCTCGATGAGAGGGCCATGGACGACTTCAGGAAATACCTGGAGCAGCGGAAGATCGTCTTCACCGAGGCGGATCTTCGGGAGAACGGGGAGTACATCCGCACCGCTATCCGGAAGGAGATCGCCGCGGCCCGGTGGGGCGGCGAAGAGGGCTTCCGCGTCTTCGCAGAAATCGATCCGCAGATCCAGAAGGCGCTGGAAAGCTTTCCCCAGGCCCAGCAACTGGCGCGTCTGGCCAGCCAGAATTCCGCCTCTTCAGATTCCCAGCAAAAGCCCTAG
- a CDS encoding helix-turn-helix domain-containing protein: MEEQRGSARLGTYLKRLRTGYGFSLRRVEIRARAEGGEIDNSQLSRYERGRCYPSFDKLCILANIFNVSVQNFSDVLEMEKYDAYKPSSGISYEDLQAKGNTELEAGNFGRAYVAFETALQKAESTLGPDRDDLRARARYKMAFSLFRLGKINLAESELRLILRDHQKISPRTRFLSLLMLANVHDERGDRYISMLEAERCLDLAKLSGDKADQAYALHAIGRTCFEEAQYERAAEFHSQALEMARETASSQEIVLLQANLGYCHVMLNRNEKGLKEIREALALSRKNELRRGTAYCLRILGQVYFKDAKLGRAREYFEEAETVAHSGDSPYTDILFQAAFYLWEIAKQEGNAVQEKVYFGRLRHLRSSLERHFDEVAQFDAYIDKGGRNEPHAARS, from the coding sequence ATGGAAGAACAACGAGGCAGCGCCAGGCTCGGGACCTACCTGAAGCGACTCCGAACCGGCTACGGTTTCTCTCTGCGGCGCGTCGAGATCCGCGCGCGGGCCGAAGGGGGCGAGATCGACAATTCGCAACTTTCCCGCTACGAGAGAGGCCGCTGCTACCCGTCCTTTGACAAGCTCTGCATCCTCGCGAACATCTTCAACGTGTCGGTCCAGAACTTCTCCGACGTTTTGGAGATGGAGAAGTACGATGCCTACAAGCCCTCCTCCGGCATCAGCTATGAGGACTTGCAGGCGAAAGGGAACACCGAGCTCGAGGCAGGCAATTTCGGGCGTGCCTACGTCGCGTTCGAGACGGCGCTGCAGAAGGCCGAGTCGACTCTCGGACCCGATCGCGACGACCTTCGCGCCCGGGCCCGCTATAAGATGGCGTTTTCCCTCTTTCGGCTCGGGAAGATCAACCTCGCCGAAAGCGAGTTGCGCCTGATTCTGCGTGATCATCAGAAGATCTCCCCGCGGACCCGGTTCCTTTCCCTTCTCATGCTGGCGAACGTGCACGACGAGCGCGGCGACCGTTACATCTCGATGCTCGAAGCGGAGCGTTGCCTCGACCTCGCGAAGCTCTCGGGTGACAAGGCCGACCAAGCCTATGCGCTTCACGCCATTGGCCGAACTTGCTTCGAGGAGGCCCAGTACGAGCGAGCCGCCGAATTCCATTCCCAGGCTCTCGAGATGGCGCGCGAAACGGCGAGCTCCCAGGAAATCGTCCTGCTCCAGGCCAACCTCGGCTACTGCCACGTGATGCTCAATCGCAACGAAAAGGGTCTCAAGGAGATTCGCGAGGCGCTGGCGCTGAGCCGGAAGAATGAGCTGCGCCGCGGGACGGCGTACTGCCTGCGGATCCTCGGTCAGGTCTATTTCAAGGATGCGAAGCTCGGGCGCGCCCGCGAGTATTTCGAAGAGGCCGAGACGGTGGCGCACAGCGGCGACAGCCCCTACACGGACATTCTCTTCCAGGCCGCCTTCTATCTCTGGGAAATCGCCAAGCAGGAAGGCAATGCCGTCCAGGAAAAAGTCTACTTCGGCCGCCTCAGGCACCTGCGATCTTCGCTGGAGCGGCACTTTGACGAGGTCGCGCAATTCGACGCCTATATCGACAAGGGAGGGCGCAATGAGCCGCATGCGGCCCGTTCTTAG
- a CDS encoding twin-arginine translocase TatA/TatE family subunit, with the protein MFGSIGAPELILIFVIALLIFGPRKLPELGRALGRGIGEFRKATADLKTTLEREIAEEGVSPAPPARPCDTTAHSDPDPPSTVTQEDGADRSA; encoded by the coding sequence ATGTTCGGCTCCATCGGCGCTCCCGAGCTGATCCTGATCTTCGTCATCGCCTTGCTCATCTTCGGTCCGCGAAAGTTACCGGAGCTGGGACGGGCGCTGGGGCGAGGGATCGGCGAGTTCCGGAAAGCGACCGCCGACTTGAAAACCACCCTCGAACGCGAGATCGCCGAGGAAGGCGTCTCTCCGGCCCCACCGGCGCGGCCGTGCGATACGACCGCCCACTCCGACCCGGACCCGCCTTCAACCGTCACCCAAGAAGATGGCGCAGACCGCTCCGCCTGA
- a CDS encoding Trm112 family protein — MSLDPKLLEILACPICHVSVRPVNDGSGLLCEQCRRVYPVVDDIPVMLVEEARNEESSRKTD; from the coding sequence ATGTCCTTGGATCCGAAGCTTCTGGAGATATTGGCCTGTCCCATATGCCACGTCTCCGTCCGGCCGGTGAATGACGGGTCCGGGCTTCTCTGTGAGCAGTGCCGCCGAGTGTACCCCGTTGTGGACGACATTCCCGTGATGCTTGTGGAAGAAGCGCGGAACGAGGAATCATCCCGGAAAACCGATTGA
- the waaF gene encoding lipopolysaccharide heptosyltransferase II, whose protein sequence is MTPPPVVSIRKILVRVNNWIGDVVMITPSMRALRKRFPDAEITLLAKPWVLDALKGSPYCDRLLEYSRPGSHGGLRGRLHLIRELKRERFDLAVLFQKAFEAALFARVAGIPRRIGFRTDRRGWLLTDPLDEPDEGHHVEHFLRIAGALGCDTSDRRLSFHLDQTSRDAASRFLRATGSHGPVLRVAFHPGASKPPRAWHAERFAAVAAKMARRHGAKVFLLGGDGDRPTLDSMSRRVGSHAILPPQGQTIKEMAAVLERCHLLVCNDSGPMHVAVALRIPVVAVFGPGHPSRTGPYTDDRSFRVLYENYPCSPCRQKFFEECIPASSGKPFCLEDISEETVERACEEMLAWAGAEGVRSDAFFSERTSS, encoded by the coding sequence ATGACTCCGCCCCCCGTCGTGTCGATCCGCAAGATTCTGGTCCGGGTCAACAACTGGATCGGTGACGTCGTGATGATCACGCCCTCGATGCGCGCTCTCCGGAAGCGCTTTCCGGACGCCGAAATCACCCTGCTCGCCAAGCCCTGGGTCCTGGATGCCCTCAAGGGAAGTCCCTATTGCGACCGGCTGCTGGAATACTCCCGGCCGGGATCTCACGGCGGCCTGCGGGGACGCCTGCACCTGATCCGGGAGCTCAAACGGGAGCGGTTCGATTTGGCCGTCCTCTTCCAGAAGGCGTTCGAGGCCGCGCTGTTTGCCCGTGTCGCCGGCATTCCTCGCCGGATCGGGTTCCGGACGGACCGGCGTGGATGGCTCCTCACCGACCCGCTCGACGAGCCGGACGAAGGGCATCACGTCGAGCATTTTCTTCGCATCGCCGGCGCTTTGGGGTGCGACACGTCCGACCGGCGGCTGAGCTTCCACCTCGATCAGACCTCGCGGGACGCGGCAAGCCGGTTCCTGCGCGCCACCGGCAGCCACGGTCCAGTCCTGCGCGTTGCGTTTCATCCGGGCGCCTCGAAGCCTCCCCGAGCGTGGCATGCCGAGCGCTTCGCCGCCGTCGCCGCGAAAATGGCCCGACGTCACGGCGCGAAAGTGTTTCTTCTCGGAGGGGACGGAGATCGCCCCACGCTCGACTCGATGTCGAGAAGGGTCGGCTCCCATGCGATCCTTCCTCCCCAAGGCCAGACGATCAAGGAGATGGCCGCGGTCCTGGAACGCTGCCACCTTCTCGTCTGCAACGACAGCGGCCCGATGCACGTCGCGGTGGCGTTACGAATTCCTGTCGTCGCCGTGTTCGGTCCCGGGCATCCGTCGAGGACCGGCCCCTACACCGACGATCGGAGCTTCCGGGTGCTCTACGAGAACTATCCTTGCTCTCCTTGCCGCCAGAAGTTCTTCGAGGAGTGCATCCCGGCCTCGTCCGGCAAGCCTTTCTGCCTGGAGGACATTTCCGAGGAGACCGTCGAGCGGGCGTGCGAGGAGATGTTGGCGTGGGCCGGGGCGGAGGGTGTCAGATCCGACGCCTTCTTTTCCGAGAGAACTTCCTCCTGA
- a CDS encoding glycosyltransferase family 9 protein, which produces MNSINLREGDGILMVRLGAVGDVVRTLPCLARLREAAPRARIAWVVEPPSSPLLPVRPWLDQVFVFPRDRLKPADIVRNPGRALTALQDFRAGLRAFRARISVDFQGTAKSSAIALLAGAPERLGFDRSGSREGSFLLSNLRVKPSSPRLNRVHKNLELISLLAAETAGLRFPYRDGGPSERVEKFLRPLSGRTLVAVHPGTSRRQRHKQWPAERYGQIAASLAHEGCLPILTWGPGEEDLIEIVQSRSRASAVPTPSLDVDEMRQVIARCRLFVGGDTGPMHLAWSQGVPVVALFGSTDPSINGPLGEGHQVLAPAWEISSTSFPSRGDASAVQRISVDRVRSAIVEALSRRFVSSHEIPGR; this is translated from the coding sequence ATGAATTCAATCAACCTGCGCGAGGGAGACGGGATCCTCATGGTCCGTCTCGGGGCCGTGGGCGACGTCGTACGAACCCTCCCCTGCCTGGCTCGGTTGCGCGAGGCGGCTCCGCGGGCTCGCATCGCGTGGGTGGTCGAGCCCCCTTCCTCGCCTCTTCTGCCCGTGCGCCCCTGGCTCGATCAGGTCTTCGTATTTCCTCGGGATCGGCTCAAACCGGCCGACATCGTCCGAAACCCTGGGCGAGCCCTCACCGCACTTCAAGATTTCCGGGCCGGCCTGCGAGCCTTCCGCGCCCGTATTTCCGTCGACTTCCAAGGGACCGCCAAGAGCTCCGCCATCGCGCTCCTCGCGGGGGCTCCGGAGAGACTGGGCTTTGATCGAAGCGGCTCGCGGGAAGGGAGCTTTCTCCTCAGCAATTTGCGGGTGAAACCCTCCTCCCCCCGCCTCAACCGCGTCCACAAGAACCTCGAGCTCATCTCGCTTCTGGCCGCCGAGACGGCCGGTTTGAGGTTTCCCTATCGGGACGGCGGCCCTTCGGAGCGTGTCGAAAAGTTCCTTCGCCCGCTCTCGGGAAGAACCCTCGTCGCGGTCCATCCAGGAACCAGCCGACGGCAGAGACACAAGCAGTGGCCGGCGGAGCGCTATGGGCAGATCGCGGCCTCGCTCGCACACGAGGGGTGCCTCCCCATCCTGACTTGGGGCCCCGGGGAGGAGGATCTCATCGAGATCGTCCAGAGCCGGTCCCGGGCGTCGGCCGTTCCGACGCCTTCCCTGGACGTCGACGAGATGCGTCAGGTCATCGCCCGATGCCGGCTCTTCGTGGGAGGCGACACCGGCCCGATGCACCTGGCATGGAGCCAGGGAGTCCCGGTCGTGGCACTTTTCGGATCGACGGATCCCTCGATCAACGGGCCTCTGGGAGAGGGGCATCAGGTCCTCGCACCTGCCTGGGAGATTTCCTCCACGTCCTTTCCAAGCCGCGGAGACGCGTCGGCCGTGCAGCGCATCTCGGTTGACCGCGTTCGGTCGGCCATCGTCGAAGCTCTGTCCCGCCGCTTCGTTTCGTCCCACGAGATTCCGGGAAGATGA
- a CDS encoding LapA family protein codes for MNLVIALLCILFFGAVLLLVILNPGTVDVNLFFRAYPQVPVAVVMVFSLLTGILFTSLISIMDGVRIRIQNRQLRRRLARLEDEMEALRHAPEPPEAGTEAAPSSDSSFS; via the coding sequence TTGAACCTCGTCATCGCCCTCCTTTGCATCCTGTTTTTCGGCGCCGTACTGCTCCTCGTCATCCTCAATCCGGGGACGGTCGACGTCAATCTCTTCTTCCGCGCCTATCCCCAGGTCCCGGTCGCCGTGGTCATGGTTTTCTCGCTGCTCACCGGGATTCTTTTCACGTCCCTCATCAGCATCATGGACGGCGTGCGGATTCGCATCCAGAATCGCCAGCTCCGGAGGCGCCTAGCCCGGCTCGAGGATGAGATGGAGGCCTTGCGTCACGCTCCGGAGCCGCCGGAGGCGGGGACAGAGGCCGCCCCTTCTTCCGACTCATCGTTTTCTTGA
- the rfaE1 gene encoding D-glycero-beta-D-manno-heptose-7-phosphate kinase, with amino-acid sequence MHDSRVVVVGDLMVDRFLWGSVSRISPEAPVPVVRLQSESASLGGAGNVARNLRSLGGRVDLIGVLGPDAAGAQFRDGLRREELSDKAIVDVPNRASTVKTRVIAHHQQVVRIDREATAAVPEEVEDRLTELVLNRLPDARALLISDYDKGAVTPRILGRILPAATGGGLVVAIDPKPANYEHYRPATVITPNAQEAGVMAALRDREDAGLEKAGEAIRRHLDCKAVLVTRGEAGMTLIQAGALPLRIPASAREVFDVTGAGDTVISALTLALVAGASLEEAAALANAAAGCAVGKLGTAVVQPEEILRAFQV; translated from the coding sequence ATGCACGACTCCCGGGTCGTGGTCGTGGGGGACTTAATGGTGGACCGCTTTCTCTGGGGCAGCGTGTCGAGAATCTCCCCCGAAGCGCCCGTCCCGGTCGTGAGGCTTCAATCGGAGAGCGCCAGTCTCGGGGGGGCGGGTAACGTGGCCCGGAACCTGCGCTCTCTCGGCGGCCGGGTCGACTTGATCGGCGTTCTCGGCCCTGACGCGGCAGGAGCTCAGTTTCGCGATGGCTTGCGCCGCGAAGAGCTTTCGGACAAGGCAATCGTGGATGTTCCGAACCGCGCCAGCACGGTCAAGACGCGAGTCATCGCGCACCATCAACAGGTGGTCCGGATCGACCGGGAAGCGACGGCGGCCGTTCCCGAGGAGGTGGAGGACCGTTTGACCGAGCTGGTCCTGAATCGACTTCCGGACGCCCGGGCGCTGCTGATCTCCGATTACGACAAAGGCGCGGTCACTCCGCGGATTCTGGGGCGCATCCTGCCGGCGGCGACCGGCGGCGGCCTCGTCGTGGCCATCGATCCCAAGCCGGCGAACTACGAGCACTATCGGCCCGCGACCGTCATCACCCCCAACGCTCAAGAAGCGGGAGTCATGGCGGCCCTCCGGGATCGGGAGGATGCGGGGCTCGAAAAGGCGGGAGAAGCGATACGCAGGCATCTGGACTGCAAAGCGGTTCTGGTCACGCGCGGAGAAGCAGGGATGACCCTGATTCAGGCGGGCGCCCTCCCTTTGAGGATTCCGGCAAGCGCTCGAGAGGTTTTCGATGTCACCGGAGCCGGCGACACCGTCATCTCCGCCCTGACTCTGGCCCTGGTCGCCGGAGCCTCTCTCGAAGAGGCTGCTGCTCTCGCGAACGCCGCCGCCGGCTGCGCCGTCGGGAAGCTGGGTACCGCAGTCGTTCAGCCCGAGGAAATCCTGCGAGCGTTTCAAGTCTGA
- the tatC gene encoding twin-arginine translocase subunit TatC yields the protein MSFLEHLGELRVRIFRALLSIMLFFLVGWYYSRPILGFFLKPVLPFLQGRKPVFLEITEPFILYMKVALVAGLFAASPMVLYQVWAFIAPGLYPSERRYAAPFIIFSSLFFIAGGLFGYYVAFPYAARFLLSVAGDFEPALTIRSLFQFESRLILWMGLIFEMPVVIFLLAKVGVVTPTFLLRNFKYAVLAIFVIAAIVTPTPDVVTQCVFALPMVGLYLLGLATSYLVRPRSGP from the coding sequence ATGTCTTTCCTGGAGCATCTCGGCGAGCTCCGGGTCAGGATTTTCCGCGCGCTCCTGTCGATCATGCTTTTCTTCCTCGTCGGTTGGTATTACTCGCGGCCGATTCTGGGTTTCTTCCTGAAACCGGTCCTGCCTTTTCTTCAAGGACGCAAACCGGTGTTCCTCGAAATCACCGAACCCTTCATCCTCTATATGAAAGTCGCCCTGGTGGCGGGCCTTTTCGCCGCCTCGCCGATGGTCCTTTATCAGGTATGGGCTTTCATCGCCCCGGGTCTCTATCCGAGCGAGCGCCGGTACGCCGCGCCCTTCATCATTTTCTCGTCCCTGTTCTTCATCGCCGGGGGCCTTTTCGGGTATTACGTCGCCTTTCCTTATGCGGCCAGGTTCCTTCTTTCCGTGGCAGGGGACTTCGAGCCAGCCCTGACCATCCGCAGCCTTTTCCAGTTCGAAAGCAGGCTGATCCTTTGGATGGGGCTTATTTTTGAGATGCCCGTCGTGATCTTCCTGCTGGCCAAGGTGGGCGTCGTCACTCCGACCTTCCTGCTTCGCAACTTCAAGTACGCGGTCCTGGCGATTTTCGTCATCGCGGCGATCGTCACGCCGACCCCGGACGTGGTCACTCAGTGCGTCTTCGCGCTGCCCATGGTCGGTCTCTACCTGCTCGGGTTGGCCACGTCGTACCTGGTGCGGCCGCGTTCCGGGCCCTAG